The region ATTTTCGAGCAGGCTGCCATGTATCCGGACCTTCCAAAGGTAGGCTACATTCACATGCTGCAGTCACAGGGCCTTCTGCATGATACATATTATTACGGCGTGGATGCAAAGCAGTTCATCCCCACCTTTATGTATCCAACGGAAATCATGGACGGCGCTATTGTTTCCGGTAACTGTGTTGCCCCGTGTGACAAGGTTACCACTTACCATCATTTCCACAATCCGGTTATTGAGGACTGCTATAAGCACCATGGCAAGGATATCAACTTCATGGGTGTTATCCTGACCAATGAGAACGTATTCCTGGCAGACAAAGAGCGTCATTCCGACATGGTTGCCAAGCTGTGCAACTGGATGGGATTAGACGGTGTGCTGATTACCGAGGAGGGATACGGCAATCCTGATACCGACCTGATGATGAACTGCCGCAAGGTAGAGCGCGCAGGAACCAAGGTGGTTCTGATAACCGACGAGTTCCCGGGCAAGGACGGAAAGTCCCAGTCCCTGGCAGACGTTTGCGAGGAAGCCGACGCACTGGCATCCTGTGGACAGGGTAATGCCACACTCCAGTTCCCGGCCATGGATAAGGTCATCGGAACACAGGACTTCATCGAGATGCAGATTGGCGGCTGGGACGGCTGTAAGAACCCGGACGGCAGCTTTGAGGCAGAGCTTCAGATTATCATCGCCTCCACCATTGCCAATGGTTTCAACAAGCTGGCAGCTAGAGGCTATTAATCGAAAATAAAGGAGATGGAAAGATGGCTAAATATAAAATAGTACATTATATTAACCAGTTCTTTGCCGGAATCGGCGGTGAAGAAAAAGCCGATTATACCCCTGAGCTTCGGGAAGGGGTCGTAGGACCAGGTAAGGGACTTAAGGCTGCACTGGGAGAGGATTATGAAATCGTATCAACCGTTATCTGCGGTGACAACTATTTCGGAGAGAATCTGGACGCTGCAACCGATACCATCATTGAGATGGTAAAGAAATGTGAGCCTGATGTATTCGTGGCAGGCCCCGCATTCAATGCTGGACGTTACGGCGTTGCCTGCGGTACCATCTGTAAGGCAGTGGAAGAGCGTCTGGGCATCCCGGTTATCACCGGTATGTATATCGAGAATCCAGGCGTGGATATGTTCCGCAAGGACCTTATCATTGTGGAAACACCTAACTCCGCAGCAGGTATGCCAAAGGTACTTCCTGTTATGTCAGCCCTCATTAAGAAGATGGCGGCAGGCGCTAAAATCCTTGGACCGAAGGAAGAAGGATACATCGAGAGAGGAATCCGCGTGAACTACTTCGCTGAGAAGAGAGGTTCTGAGCGTGCCCTTGAGATGCTGGTTAAGAAGTTAAAGGGCGAGGAATACGGCACAGACCTTCCTATGCCTAAGTTTGACAGAGTTGCGCCCGCTGAGCCTGTTAAGGATATTAAGCACGCAAAAATTGCAGTGGTTACCTCCGGCGGTATCGTGCCAACCGGCAACCCTGACCATATCGAGTCCTCCAACGCCACCAAGTGGGGCAAATACGACATCACCGGCATGGACCGTCTGTCGCCGGATGAGTTTACCACCATCCACGGCGGATATGACCGTCAGTTTGCCATGGCCAACCCCAACGTGGTAGTTCCGTTGGACGCATTAAGAGAACTGGAAAAAGCAGGCGAGTTCGGCGAGCTTGTGAACTACTTCTGCACTACTACCGGTACCGGAACAGCGACTGCTTCTGCAGCCAAGTTCGGCAGCGAGATTGGACAGATGTTTATTGATGAGCATGTGGATGCTGTTATCCTCGTCTCTACATGAGGTACCTGTACTCGTTGCGGTGCAACGATGGTTAAGGGTATCGAGAAGTACGGCATTCCGGTAGTTCACATGGCTACTGTAGTTCCGATTTCACTGACAATAGGCGCTAACCGTATTATTCCCGGTATAGGCATTCCTTATCCTCTGGGCGATCCGCCACAGGGCGAGAAGGACAGCTATAAGCTACGCTTATCCATGGTCAGAAGAGCTCTCAAAGCACTTCAGACACCAGTTGATGGCCAGACTGTGTTTGAGAAATAATCACAGAAATGACAAATCCGGCGCAGCAGGCAGCCTGCCCGCTGCGCCGGCATAAATCAGGACAGCGTTGCGGCGCTGTATCAGACCATGGATAGGAGAAGGCGTATGGATAGTGATAAGAAAGTTAACTGGGGACGGGTAGTTATACTTGCCGGAGCAATCATCGCGTTTACCATTGGTTCCGGGTTTGCAACAGGGCATGAGATTGTCCAGTACTACACTGCATATGGCGTGCAGGGAATTTTTACGGTATTACTGTTTGCGGTCTGCTTCATCTACTACAATTACAATTTTGCCAAGGCCGGAGCGGAAGAGCACTTTGAAAAAGGAAATGGACGTATACAAGTTTTACTGCGGTAAATACGTCGGGACCTTCAGGATTATTATTCTACTGTATTCTGTTACATGTCATTTTTCGTTATGGTTGGAGGTGCTGCCTCTACACTGAACCAGCAGTACGGTCTTCCTTCCTGGGCAGGCGGCGTGCTTCTGACAGCACTGGCAATCTTTACCGTGGTAGGGGGACTTAACTCA is a window of Enterocloster clostridioformis DNA encoding:
- the grdG gene encoding sarcosine reductase complex component B subunit alpha, which codes for MKLELGKIFIKDIRFDDKTHVKDGVLYVNKEEVEKLVLEDDKLTGCHVDIAKPGESVRITPVKDVIEPRVKVSGGEIFPGVIGKVSPQVGTGRTHALEGCCVVTVGKIVGFQEGVIDMSGPAADYCPFSQTYNLCVVVEPADGLETHVYEKAARMAGLKVAAYVGEAARELEPDEIITYETKPIFEQAAMYPDLPKVGYIHMLQSQGLLHDTYYYGVDAKQFIPTFMYPTEIMDGAIVSGNCVAPCDKVTTYHHFHNPVIEDCYKHHGKDINFMGVILTNENVFLADKERHSDMVAKLCNWMGLDGVLITEEGYGNPDTDLMMNCRKVERAGTKVVLITDEFPGKDGKSQSLADVCEEADALASCGQGNATLQFPAMDKVIGTQDFIEMQIGGWDGCKNPDGSFEAELQIIIASTIANGFNKLAARGY
- the grdF gene encoding sarcosine reductase complex component B subunit beta; its protein translation is MAKYKIVHYINQFFAGIGGEEKADYTPELREGVVGPGKGLKAALGEDYEIVSTVICGDNYFGENLDAATDTIIEMVKKCEPDVFVAGPAFNAGRYGVACGTICKAVEERLGIPVITGMYIENPGVDMFRKDLIIVETPNSAAGMPKVLPVMSALIKKMAAGAKILGPKEEGYIERGIRVNYFAEKRGSERALEMLVKKLKGEEYGTDLPMPKFDRVAPAEPVKDIKHAKIAVVTSGGIVPTGNPDHIESSNATKWGKYDITGMDRLSPDEFTTIHGGYDRQFAMANPNVVVPLDALRELEKAGEFGELVNYFCTTTGTGTATASAAKFGSEIGQMFIDEHVDAVILVSTUGTCTRCGATMVKGIEKYGIPVVHMATVVPISLTIGANRIIPGIGIPYPLGDPPQGEKDSYKLRLSMVRRALKALQTPVDGQTVFEK